The Lagopus muta isolate bLagMut1 chromosome 6, bLagMut1 primary, whole genome shotgun sequence sequence TTGCTTccacttattaaaaaaataaataaaagtaaaaataccCTTTTGCCAATTCTACAGTCAGCCCAGACAACCTCATGAGTACCAACATGCAGCTTGTAAAGAAACAGCAGTAGAACATCAAGGACTCATTAGTTTGATTTCAGTTTGCACCTCTGAAGATATCTGTTGACCATCTTGTCATCCTGCATATTATTTAAAGCAACTACAACATCAGTAAGATGCCTTTACAAGTCTGCAAAGATACAGTCATGATCCTTTCAGACTTTCACCTCCTTCTGCTCTGTAAAACCAGACAGGAATTCATACAGAAGTGCATTCTTTGCACCTTACAAACCTAGGAGCTGAGCTCTTCTCTGATGGGACAGGACTGACATGATAGCAATGATTTAAACTCCAAACATATCAAAGGTAAGCAAAGTATGTACATACAAAGCAGCAAATATATGGCTCAAAAATGCATGGCTCTTtgcaaaagaagagcaaagaaaaaaaaatacacagattaACATTTTAAACTCTATGTGCGTGTAGCCCTTGCCATGGGCTTCAGGAGAGGCATTTCTTTGAATATCTGCAATATTATCTCAAATTTGAGCATGCTGTATTGCTACCAGCATCTGAATTAGCTTGTTTAAAACTAGTTCTGCTGTGTCAGTTGCACACTACAAGCACATCCCTTGCTAGATAAAAGAAACTGTCTGAAAAGAGATGGCAGGCTGTTAGTATGTATAGAAAGCTATCTGCCATATGAGGAATAAGTTGCTTGACAGTATTAGAGGAAACAGAGTCATCAAAGCTGGACTTAACCACTCATATGCTTGCTAATGAGCACTAATAGCAAATTAGATTACATCAGATTGGATTAGAGCTCTCAGAGAAAATGTCACACACTTTCATCAGCTGTGTGGCAGATTAGACTATGATTCCAGAGTAAAGAAGGAAGGCAACAAGAAATTCAAGTTGCCTTGGCtggaaagaatcatagaattgtttgaattggaaaggacctctaaaGGCCACCTGGTTCAACTCCGCTGCATGGAAGATGGACACCTACTCTAGAccaggtgctcacagccccatccagcctgaccctgaatgtctccaaagaCATTCTCGAAGactacatctctgggcaacctgcacCAGAGCCTCAGcactttctctgtaaaaaaTTTCTCTTATATCCAGTCCAAATCCCCCCTGTTTTAGTTTGAGACCACTTCCCCATGTCATAATCACAATAggcctgctaaagagtctgtccccttctttctttcagcccCTCTTTAGATATTGATAGGCCACTATCAGCACAAAGCATCTTCCAGAAATTCTGTGAAAGCTGAGTCAGTCACCTACAGTCAGGACAGCAGTGTACGTTTCATTAGAACATTTTACTCTTATGGGCATGTAAATtactctgctgctttttaaagcagttctttAGTAAGTCATAAACCCTGCCCACAGGTATTCACATGCCATGACTGCACAGCCCCTGAGAATGTCAGCCCATGTGTGTTGCTGCTTCACTTCCCCACTCTTTCAATGTGTTTGTTCCTATGTGTCCTAGTGACCGACATCTTTCCAAGTCTCGGCAGTAATGAATCATTTTGCCCTCCTCGTCCTGCTCCTTCAGTGGAGATGAAGTCAAAAAAGCTCAGCACGGTGCACTCCAAAGCCTCGAGCTCCCTCTGCAGCATTTGGGAAGGAATCGTCATACCTCAAGGAACCTATGTGGTAAGGAACTGGATCGTTTAATTTCTGGGAAACGTCTGCTGAAATCTGAGCTAGTCGAACAAATCCTTTCCATTAAATTTTATTCTAATGAGATGCCGTTATGATCTGTTGACCCTGGCAAATACTTTCCTTGCAAACCCCATCCCAAACCACTTTCAAAGGAAACAACTGGAGGAAAGCATGTTGCTCCAGGATTTTCATCTGTGAATGTGCAGTTAACAGCTCAGATTCAGACATAACAGAAGGTGTTACTAAATTACTATGTCAGATGTTAAAAGTGAATTCAAAAGCATTTAAGCAATGAGTTACGTCTTAAATAATGATTTATATTGCATAGTTCTGTGTTTGTTACTAATTTAGATTCCCTGAAAATTACACAGACATATGGGATTGTTTTCACACCTCCTCATACGTCAGTGCAGAATGTGGCCACTGAGTTCATACAAACCTATGAAAATCTCAGGTGATGTTGATTTCAGTTGCATGAAAGGGACTGAGGATAAAGGTATAAATTACACTGATTTATGTAGGCTTCATTCATGTAGGCTTGTTTCTGAATTGAGCACAAGCTACGTGCCATGTGCTTTGGTCCTTTCTTACACGTTTTTGCTTTAtagagtgtatgggaactgctgagtcacggcctgaacctctgattaatcacctgaggtgagccatgagtcagccagaggagcacaggtgaaggcaactcacctgtgctgccggaaggggtggagcctggctccacccctcctggaaCTAtgtaagagctggctgccagaggggaaggatctcttctggagatcccctcttttggtatcttctagtgagctcaacccaggggtaagctcttctacttattctcttttgtgatccttgtttgctttgccttactcttttgattatattgcaattataacattttgatatctattgatAATAAACAATTATATTGTgtttataacatcttggttatacaataGAGTCATTGTTCTGGCAATATTAAAGTGAGATTTTAATTAAtcagttcttttttgtttcttgttgttttttttacctcttGTATTGCAATTGGGACTTCTGTGTGCTTTCTAAATTAATCCACGCACATTCCTCCTTGGCTTGAACTACACATTTTATTCATATTCATTCCTCCACACACTGAAGAATCTTCAGGACTACAGGGAGAAAATACATCCCTGAGAACATGCACAGCTCATTCCTCCCATGTGACCATGCAATATCCAATTTATAGCAATTAGGGACTCCAAAAAATCCTGCTTTAAACTGGTTTAGTTCACAGATGGACTTAATGTCTGTAGCTAGTTCTGTATACTGGCTTTCTTGATTATATGCAAGACTAGATCTGCATAATAGACTGAAACAGGATGCTGAAAATCTAGCAATTTTATCTAAGGAGAGATTGTTTTGGAGTTTGGAGTTGAATTGGgagttttagaaatgttttgagaGTAGTAGGAGTTGTACCTCAGCTTGGAATGTGAGACTGGGGAAGAAGATGTAGAAAACGATAACTTCCAAGTTTATGTATCTGCAACTGCAATCTACGCCAAGAATCATAGTTCTATTTGTGTACTGCAGTGACAGTAAATTGAAGGATGTACTAGAAGCAATCTAGTAATGGGGTAGCTTGGGGAATCAACCAAAGGAACAAGGAAAGTCCTGAATTACCTATCTGTGCTGTGAGACAAACCAGTATGGTTGCTCTGAACTTTAGAGACATACAAAACAGTGGCATGAACTTGAATTTTCAAATTCAACGTAAGTTCACAACCTTTCACCTTGTGTAAGAATTGGTTTTAAAATGTGGACACTAAAGATTTGCCTtgcttcttctgttttaaaggTCAGGAGTTATTTCATGTCACAATTAATCTTTGCAAGTAATAAGACTGCTATAACAACCCCCATGTTGCTAGTGAATGGCTCAGGCCTCTGGCTCAGGCAAGGGCAGAGGTTCCTTTCTTGAGCAGCTTCCAGGGACATAATGTGCACAGCAATATCTCTTTGAGAAAGGGGCTCTGATACTGCACTTCTTACTCTCTGTTGGCTCCTTTCATCAGCGTATAACCCCAAACAATCCTCATTCATTTAGCTGGTAGGTAAAACATTGTGATAAAGCTCACAAGAAAGCCAGTAATTGTGCACTTACAGGGAACATACAGGCCTCCCAACTGAGGCATAGATGCATTACTATAATGACAGCCCAATCAAAGCCAAGGTGTAGGGAATTGGCACTACTGCTtgagcagcaggagatgggcaATCTCACATTTGGCTCCAAGCacacatttttaattcagtacTATGAGACAAGTCAGTTAATCTCCAGGGGATTTTGAGTACTGTGTGGTTCCTAATTAACAGGCCAAGTGGTAACGAGCACAATGACTGGCACTTTGGTTCTGCCAAAGCCCCACACACTTCCAGGTGGCAGGGAGCCCTGCAGTCCCAAGGCAGGGAGCCGAGATGTCTGAGCAGCCCCGTGCGAAGGGGGCCCACTTCCTCGTAATAAACTGGAAGCACATGAGTCTCTTTGCTCTGAGACACAAACCGCGTGGCAGAGCTGATAGGCACTACCACACCCCTAAGAAACACCAGCCGCCATCTTCTGACGGCTGCGGGAGAGCCCGCCGCCGTGACGTCACTTCCGGCCCGGCTGGCGCGGATCAGCACCCCGCCGtagcggggccgggccggggcgggcTTCGCGTTCCCGCGGTGGCACTGCGGAAGCGCGAGTGAAATCCGCCGCCAGGGTGGAGTGTGCGCTCTGTGCCTCTTTTGGTGTCGGCTGCACTGTAGGCCTCAGCCCCATGGATCCCTTTCTGGCTCTGCTGAATTCTTTGTCCGCCTGTCTGTCTGCCAGCGAGCTGCACGACCTGAAGTTTCTGTGCCAGGACAAAATTGGGAAAAGGAAGCTGGAGTCTGTCCAGAGCGGCAGGGAGCTTTTCAACTTCTtcatggagcagcagctgattTCAAGTCACAACGTAGACTTGCTTAAAACCATGTTTAAGAGCATTAAAAGAGAAGATTTGGTCTTACGGCTGGAGCATTTCATAGAGGAGGGAGAAGCCAGCGCTCCTGATGAGCGGCCTGACATGAAGGAAAGACGTAGgtgcagctttttatttttttcgtTACTTTTTTCCAATTGATCCCAGTAAACGTGTGTTTGAGGCGTGAGAGTGCTCAGCCCTCAGTTCccatctgtggctgctgctaaCGGTGCTGTTGCAGGGACGGTGTCATACCCTGGAAGCGTACCGTGAGGGCAGCATATGCTGCGAGCAGCTGCTCCTTTAGCCCTGGTCACCGagtcacagaatcgtagggtTTGGAAAGGAACTCTACAGAGTCCAACCCCCTAAAGTCCTGCTAAAGTAGGTTCGCTAACAGCAGGTTACACAGGCAGACAGGTGGGTCTTCAGTAtccccagagaaggagattccatcactccctgggcagcctgttcctgtgctttgtcactctgacagtaaagaagttcttccttgtatttgtgtggaacttcctgtgtttcacTTTCTGTATGTTGCCCTTGGCTCTATTGCACACCACCGCGAAGAATCCATTCCTATCAACATGACTCCTGCACTTCAGATATTTGCAAACAGTTATTTATTAGtcttctctcattctctcttctccagactgaggagtcccaggtctctcagctctcagcctggtGGTTAATTGGAAGCCCTGCTCTGTACTAGGAGCTTCCAGTGCACGCAGTAGCTTTTCATTATGAATGATAGATCAATAATAgtgttttgcttaaaaaaagtGTCTTTCTTTGTATGTCCTCACAtatgtatttctgctgttccaGGTTTGCAGAAGGTAGTTATCGAAGTTATATGCGAAAACGTTGGGAGAGACTGGAGAAGGCTGATGCGAAAACTTGACCTTTCTGAAGTGAGGATAGAGAGAATAGAAGAAGACAATCCACGGAATTTGCGGGAGCAATTGGTTCAGTCACTTCGAGAATGGCAGAAATTGAAGGGGAAAGATGCAAAGGTGACTGACCTAATAAAGGCTCTTCGAGACTGTAATATGAATTTAGTGGCAGACATAGCTGAAGAGAAGCTCTCGCGtctgaacacagaaaacatgtgaaatgaagagaaaagcacTTTCACATCACAGATGCAAttgaagaaagaagcaaaagtgCCTTTTGATCATCTGTCATTGGCTCTGTTAATTCTGCCATTAATTTATGTGCCTTAAAATTAATAGGTTAATTTCAGATCAGGTTATAACTAATGTGCAAACAAATCCTTTcaggcagtgctttgcagtTGGTGCTTCCTTTAAGAGATTTTAACTTTTGGAATACaaattttttgcagaaaattcTGAGATTTTAGTTTTGCCCCCCACCTGAAAATAATATATGCTTTATTGCAGATTCCTTACAAGTGCCTTGTCTGTAATTACATCCATGGGACACTTCTGAGGGAACTgacaatttcattttatatatatatatatatatatatatatatatatatatatgtatatatcatatacacatgtatatgtgtgtgtgtatatatatacatgaataTTCCAACCTCCtaataaaaagtatatatatatactttttaagTGATCTGTTTGTAACTAGTGTGAAAAGGGGGAAGGAGGCTGAGCTCTTAGCTATGTAGTGAGTCTTGTCTTTGTTTTGAGTAGCATAAGGTAATATCTTCCATAATTTTTGAACACCTTTGCTATCagtaaaataattcaaagaAGACTGTAAGCTCAGTCTGTAAGACATCAGTGCATTAGGACTTATAACTACTGTAGTGGGTTTTTTGGCAAAAAATGTGCCTGGATTGAAAAACAATCTCGTTGAAATTAATTATCAAGTGCCTTTATacacagaatggtttaggttggaggGTGCCTCTGGAGGTTATGTGGTCCAACTGCCTGCTGAAGCACAAGTACATAGGGCAGGCTGCCCAATACCATGCCCAGGCAACATTCCAGAGGAAAGATagcacaacttctctgggcatcctgtgccagtgctctgtcacctgcacAGTACAAAAGTGATTATGGATGTTTACagcagacttctttttttttcattgccttgAATGCTTTAAGATTTTCTAAAGCTAGTCATCTCATAATCCATATCGGGGAAACGTGATCGTGTCTGCTGGATGCTGCAGCTCACCTCATCAGTCAGCCACAGTTACCTGTGGtcttggttttaaaaaaaataataattaaaaaaaaatgctgtaacaagaacttagaaaacaaaaatgacttctttttaGTCAAGGAGCGTGAAAGCTTAGGGGAAGAGTACTAACTTTCTCTTCAGTGATATCCTGTGAAGATCAGATACCTTTTGTCATTCTTGGTTCGAGTACTACTGGAACTGGTAGTACTTTCAAGTTCTCTGCAATTCTTTACTTTGTTCCCATTCCTTTACACTTCTAGAAAGTGGCTGTAAGCAACTCACAGTTGAAGGAGCATTTGTAAAATGAGACCAGACCTAAAAAAGTACAGATTTTATGCCTAATGTAACACTGGAAAAAGCTGCACATGCTTCAAGACTCATAGGGCAATGGAAGCCTTGGAGTTATTTGTTATGCCAGAGGGGAAAATATTCTGATATTATTATTGTTTAGATGAGTTGGATTGTTACTGCAAACATTCATACATACATAGATGATTCCTAAACAGGaaggctgcttctttttttttttttttgctactgtaCCCATGTGACTTGGCTTTGTCCAAGTTCTTGTTGCATGGTGCTATTACTGTGAAGACCAAGTATCATCATGTAGTATTACATCACTACTCTGTATAAATGTTGTTAACAGTCATAATTTTCAAGTTTTTGTTGAAGTTGGTGCTTCTAGTTTAGAAGATTACCCTTGAATACTTGATTGTACTTGATGGCAACTGCTGTAATGTGAACTTCTTATTTGggctttccttttaaaatatgcttgCGGGAATTATTTAAATCATATTAGTGATTATATGAGAGCAAAAAACAATGGGTAATATGAAAGTACCTCTGGTTTTTGGCAGGTGCAGTTCTTCAAGTGCTTGCTCCAATGCTCTGTCAGCATCAATTCTCAGTTCCAAAGTTCTGGTGGGGGAGGAAATGCTGCACTTCAGCTCAGAAGTTTTAGAGATGTTTTTAATAGTGTTGATCTGCATTCTGCAGTATTTGAagatttaatctttttttactTCATGTAATGTAGTAATGATCTTTGTGAGCAGAGTGGAAGAGAAGTTAGCAAAATGAGTTACGTTTGTGGTGAAGGAGTTTGCAGCAGTTCCAAGTTTAGTCTGTCCACTAACATGTTTTCCTTATCTACTTGTCATAAATCTTCTGGTTTACCAAAGATTCATTTATCtggaatattaaaaagaagtatATTGCCTACTGTATATAATCAGGGTATTTTTAGAATCATTAGGAATAGCAGTTGTAGCCAAATGTTCATCTGCAAGAAATCTCCTGCCttagaaaatgtaaaacttCAGGATTTGTGCGTAGTTTTATACCGTGTAACCTTGTGCATATTtcattaaatgtatttctttaaaagcaaatgaaatggaACTGGATTTGTCTTACAGGGTTGCTGTTTATGAGGAGATCTCTagtgaggagaaaataaatggtgGGGACTATTAATGCAAGGAGTTGTGGTAAACAGGCCTAGTGTTAACCATGTCCTTCTTGGAACATCAGAAAGGCTGGGAGGGCCAGCGGGAAGTAGCTGTAGCTTTGAATGCTTTTGCCTGCAGAggtatacaagaaaaaaataattctgccaGCCCTTAGGAGCCTAAAATTGAACACAGTGTATGCATGGGACATAGACCTTCTATGAGTAAATAACCGtattaaaat is a genomic window containing:
- the FADD gene encoding FAS-associated death domain protein — encoded protein: MDPFLALLNSLSACLSASELHDLKFLCQDKIGKRKLESVQSGRELFNFFMEQQLISSHNVDLLKTMFKSIKREDLVLRLEHFIEEGEASAPDERPDMKERRLQKVVIEVICENVGRDWRRLMRKLDLSEVRIERIEEDNPRNLREQLVQSLREWQKLKGKDAKVTDLIKALRDCNMNLVADIAEEKLSRLNTENM